AAAAGGGCGTCCACAGCGGCAAGTCGCCGGTCGGCCTCGCCGCCGCCGCGGTCTACGCCGCGGCCCTGCTGACCAACGAGAAGACGACGCAGGCCGCCGTCAGCGACGTCGCCGACATCTCCGAAGTGACGATCCGGAACCGGTATCACGAACTCTTAGAGGCCGAGGAGACGCTCGGGCTGGCGTAACGTCTCGACGCTCGAAGCCACCGCGATAATCGTCGGATCGACACCGTTTTTCTCGCGCTCGTTCTCACCACCAGTATCGATGGGACTTGACTTCGACTCGTTCGTGCTCGCTGCACCGACGGCCGACCTCTCGGAAGAACCCGCCGCCCGCGAGCACGCGGACGCGATCGAGTTCCGGATGGATCTGGCCGAGGAGCCACTGGAAGCGCTCGAGACCTACGACGATGGCGGGGACGAACTCCCGATTCTCGCAACGAACCGGGCCGAGTGGGAGGGCGGTGAGTGGAGCGGCGACGACGAGCGGCGACTCGAGGTCCTGGCCGAAGCGACCGGGTTCGACGCCGTCGGGGCGATCGATATCGAACTCGAGGCGATTCTCGAGGGCGACGCCGAGGACGTGCTGGAAACGGCTCGCGAGCGCGACGTCGCCGTGGTCTCGTCGACCCACGATTTCGAGGGGACGCCCGCTCGAGGCGAGATGGTGTCGACGCTGACCGAGGCGAGCAAGTACGCCGACGTCGCGAAGATGGCCGTAACCG
The genomic region above belongs to Natronorubrum halophilum and contains:
- a CDS encoding type I 3-dehydroquinate dehydratase translates to MGLDFDSFVLAAPTADLSEEPAAREHADAIEFRMDLAEEPLEALETYDDGGDELPILATNRAEWEGGEWSGDDERRLEVLAEATGFDAVGAIDIELEAILEGDAEDVLETARERDVAVVSSTHDFEGTPARGEMVSTLTEASKYADVAKMAVTAASKKDTLALLSATEQLTAHGDTVATMAMGEVGSHTRAVAPVYGSKIGYAPVDPAQATAPGQYDLETLSKLVARLHE